From Centroberyx gerrardi isolate f3 chromosome 15, fCenGer3.hap1.cur.20231027, whole genome shotgun sequence:
gATGGGGGGTAAGAGAGACTGAGGAaatagggaggaggaggagaaagagagagagagaagctgagcATACGGAGAGAAGCAGGTGACCCAGTTGCGGTGTACTAGGAACGCTGACGGTATATTAAAGGTTGGAGTCAGAAAGATTTGCCTGGCATTAGCCTAGATGAGGTACGAAGTTTTGAATAATGACAGAGGGCTAATGTTAACGCTATCTAAGGATTAGGCCTAAGTATAGTTCTGTTTAAcgtagcctaatttttataggGTGTTGTTGAGCTGAGTGCCTCCATTCTTAACCACATTCTGCGGTTATCATTAAAGtctcactgaaataaaaaaagaaatactttTTGCCATTATAATTATCACACCATACATCTTATTTGACGATTTACGCCAAAAACAATGaactttattttatatatttttttattttttatatcaaattaTGTCCCGcaccaatatcctgtttcaacatgaaatacatcacattaaggaagcaagatgctctcaaaatgcagtttcattgtgattttCTTTACAAAGTAGTTTCGTTTTTTAGGATAGAAATATTGGCAGATGAATGGGTTTAGAGAGTATATCAGCAATCTCGCATACAGTGTCCTGGCCCATACTGTACAGTCACAAGTGCTTATCTCTGTCTTATCTCAgtgccattcattcattcattcatcattatcCAGTGAGTACCGACGGCTTTACATGGTGTTTTGCGCTGTTGTTCAGACGGTGTTCCAGCCGGTTCTGGCCACAGATGACTTCCAGATGTTTCGCTCGCTGATGGTGCAAAAGAACATGGAGCTGCAGCTACAGGCCCTCAGGGTCATCAAGGAGAGGAACGGTAGgctggaggaacacacacagacatacacacacactcacaggtagACATACGCTGCAGACAAAGCTGgaagtaatgtgtgtgtgtgtgtgtgtgtgtgtgtgtaggggagcTTCCAGAGTGTCTGATGGATGGTGTGGACGTGATGACAGAGCTGCAGCAACAGGAGATGAGGATCCTGCAGGAGGTTCTCAGGTAAGacacctcctttctctctctctcacacacacacacacacacacacacacacacacacacacacacgcaaacacacacatgcttcctCAGTTGACACAAGGATTGGAATTATTTACAGTGAGCTCCAAGCATTTGaacagcagcacactgattattTGGTTCTTGTTTgattttagtgtattttcaaCCATATCAACTGAACAGTTAAAGAACTAGTGTCTTTTTTGTACTTGCTCCCCCCTTTCAATTTATTcaatagtcatttttttaagATGTTGTGTGTGCAATTAAGTAAATATATAATCCAGCGGGTGGGTTCTAATCAGTTGTGATTTTTGATTGGTGGTTGAACTTGATTGTTCATGCCTACTTCAAAATAGCCCAGGGCAAATGTTTACATAGAGATTTTGTGTGATATAGTTTAAGAAATGTTTGCATTAGTGGACAAAATGGAAGCAATTGGTCAGTCTTCTTATTTCTTAGAGCAATTGCAATGATATCGGCTCTCTGACTTTGACATTGATGATATTGTCCTTGCAATAGTTATGCCATTGCACCTTTTACGACCAGGTCAGTAGCAGCCACCAAATCATCTCTGTGGATAAATGATGCTATCCGTAGCTGTAAGCAGGACTGCAGGAGGGCTGAGCGCAGATGGAAAAAGACTAAACTCAAtgttcattttctacacatgaAAGAGCTTTTGACTTTGCTCAATCAAAAAATCGAGGATGCAAGAACAGCTTACTTCTCAGACTTAATTACTACTAATAAACACAATCCCCGAGCTCTCTTTAGCACAATCAGTCAGCTTGTACAGCCTGCTCCCGCTGCTATCTCTGTGCTGCTATCTCTGTGCTGCTATCTCTGTGCTGCTATCTCTGTGCTGCTATCTCTGTGCTGCTATCTCTGTGCTGCTATCTCTGTGCTGCTATCTCCCACTTGCCCCCTATGTCAAAACTAACGCTAGGAATCTTGGCGTTATATCTGACCCTAAATTTAAATTCGAACACCATGTCAACAAATTGGTTCaatcctgtttttttcaactcAGAAACATTGCAAAAATCAGACCATTATTATCGGCCTCTGACTTAGAATGTATCATTCAtgccttcattttttttcacctgcctTAGTCAAGCTGCCCTGGCACGTCTTCAGCTcgtacaaaatgcagcagctaggCTATTAACTAGGACTGGCCGTAGATCTCACATCACTCCGATTTTAGCCTCACTGCATTGGCTGCCAGCGAAGTTCAGGATCAATTTTAAGATTCTTTTAATCACTTATAAGGCACTACACGGCTTAGCTCCTGCCTACATTTCCGAGCTACTAAGCCCTTACACTACCGAGCGGTCCCTTAGGTCATCCAACCATAACCTGTTGGCCGGACCGCGTACCAAACTAAAAACCAAAGGCGACTGCGCTTTTGCTGCCCTGGCACCCAGACTTTGGAACAATCTCCCCCTTCCCATTAGATCAGCTGAGTCCGTTGACTGTTttaaacaacatttaaaaaccTACTTTTTTAGGATGGCCTTTCTATAACTTTCAATAACTTCAAGGATGTGCTCTGGGTGGTGACTGGTTGCTGTATGCTTTCTGTGTTCGTATGTGCGTTACGTCCGTATgtatttttgaatgttttttcttgtatgtgctttgtgtttgtgttctctttttctctctttctgtgccgatgttgatgtaaagcactttgtaacctgtGTTaaaaaaggtgctatataaataaagttttacttacttacttacttgcaAACCTGGAGGAACTTCTACAGTGAACCAGGCTGCATGATAGGAGCTGTAGCAGTAACACTACTCGTCCTGGATGCCCCTCTTTTGACATTCCTGCTGAATCATTTCATCTTTATGCGCTATATGGCTTGAAAATTCATGAAATAGCCTTTTGAATCAAGCTAGCTGCTTCATAAAGAAACTCAAGGCAACTTTTGGAAGCAGTCAATTTACTTATCCATCTACGGCAGGACTGTTTATTCTCTCCATGCATTGTCACTGAAAATCTAGTGTACAAAAATCGATTTGCTGGAGACTGCAGCAAGTGaaggtgtttcagtgttttcagtcaATCATTCAGCCGTAGAatagcatagaatagaatagaatagaatagttttatttcaaacatgttaaatatatatatatatatacgtaagtaaacaaaacaagaataaccaataaaattaacagtaaacatatacaacaaattctcaataaacaacataaataaataaatattacatgtccgaaatggagtaggaagaagtaaaaTACTTATTTGGTCCTACCCCTTTGCTAAACTTAATCAATGAACTTAATGTTTATAGTCCAACTATCCACCCCAGTGTCCATCATATACAACTTAGATAATTACTTCTATGTTCATCCTCTTTATACATAATCAACTTGTAGGTGCCCATCCGGCATGTCCCTacactcacagagagaaaacaataggaaaaaacaaaaaaaacaaaccaaaaaaaacaataacaacatcatcatcagcgAGCGTCACATTCAGCCGTCTAACTCTGATGGATGAAGTTGACacacagtactgtgcaaaagtcttaggcataTGTCAAAGATATCcataaagcgaagatgctttcaaaactaatgaaatgaaaagtttctgaaTATCAAAAATTTACAATAAacagcagtctactgacacactaatgcagaaaacaaataaacatctaagacttctaagaaatgtatataaaaaatctagggtgcctaagacttttgcacagtactgtatatatatttcattGTACATGCCACACCTTGCAACACtgagataaataaatgaatacataaatgaTTAAATAATACAAATGCAATTGATTGGCTatttataaattaaataatttatttgctaatgcatttatttatttattcatgctgACATCTCACAATctaattaattatttttatatttctttaattatttaatttagtCCAAATAATTCCTCCGTAGTACTGTGGTGGTATGTTGATATTAACTTTTTGTGCCCACAGCctttgtgtgtgcaggtttctGAAGCTCCCCCACACTCCTGCCCTGCTCTCTGTCTAATGGGATTTCTCTAGTGGCAGCCTGGCCAAGtagagcagagtgtgtgtaaCGGAACCGCAGTTAAGCTCCTTAGGGTCCAGCTAATTTAGGTTGGAGGGATTGACACTAAACAGTCAACTGACAAAAACAGTATTTTTATCCCCTTTGTCTTACCTGGGTCCCTTGGCCGCTCATCAGCAGCGCATTATCCTCTGGGATCTGGAGTGGGCCTGGTTAGACCGTAAGCTTAGGGGTGTGTTCAGGTAATGTTGTGACACGTTCAGTTAAAACAAGGAATTAGGCCGCTGACTTCTCTGCAGTATGAATGCAGCGGGAATGAGCAGCGTAAGATAATGGCCAAATGAATGTGTGATAGGAATGGCCAccatattgattgattgattttaagaATTTAGAAATCTTGGGTAATCACAACAGAGTAGGCCTCAAACTATTTGAATGCATTAGTTGAACAGGACTATAAAAGCGTGGACTAAATTAATGCAGCGTACAGCAAGCTTACTGTTTTCCAAAATCCAATAGGATCAAAGAGTGAAAAAGCCTTCCTCCATAACTTTGAGAATGTCATAGGCACAGAGCttccattcaattcaattccattcaggttctgtggtcATAGGCTTTTTTTATTCCAAAGAAATCCTACATCATAGTCTTTTTATATTCATAGACACTATTTTCACTGTCCTGTATGACAGTCCAATGAATTTTTAGAGTTGTATGGAGCAGCAGGGAAGAAAAAGTAGTCCTTTAGTATACTTCTGATGCTCATACCAGTAAAGTAAATATGGTCTTTTAGGAGCCTATTGACCCGACCAATAGAAGTTTCAGAGCCCGTTTCGATTTTGTAGACAGATGCAATATCTTTCTGAGTTCTGTAAGTACAGATTCTCTAcagtcccacagcacaaaaactatttttaaaaaaacattggaAAACTGCAAATATCAGCCATAATCCATGTCAGACAGGGTTGTGAATTGTGACCAAAAAGTCCTACATTTTGGTAGATATATATTTCCAATAacatacaaaaaacacacaaacaagttgACATGAGTTGTCAAAGATGGAGTAGACGGAATAGTTCTTTTTGAGTGCGAGAAGCGGATTAGTTGTGTGGAAATTTGATGCACTGAAAGAAGATTCATAGTTAAGGTTAAatattcacaataatacaagATTTACATCCTTTTATTAACACATTACACACATGATTTGTAAAAAATGCTTTTCTCAAGTGTTGTAAACTGTGATAAGGTTTGATAGGGCACAGGTGTAGAGGAGTGAagtctgactgacctgaatttgtctCTGATGCCCACTGCAGTGTGGCAACAGTCCAGTAGGAGTTTAGTTAGTCTCATTGTACAGTCCAAATATATCGTTTTGCTGGGCAGTCCAATTGGGCATTCTTTGCGCTATTAAAATTTAAATGTCAGTCCTTTTGGATGCTATGGAAATCTTTAGAGGACTTTTTGACTAGGGATTGGCTGACAGGCTATGATCAAAATGCTGAAATAAAGTACTGTCACAGTGATTGTGTCCTAGTCGCTCCACACTGTTGTGGTTTGCATTTCCTGTCTGGCAGACAACCCTGTCATTCCCAGTGGggttgaacatttttttttggacCAATCCTTTCCTGTAGTGCAAGCTCTACTGTCACTACTAGCATTGTGAGTGCTGACCTTCATCCCTCAATGCTTTTCTGCAGGGCCTTTCCAATAACCATCCATGATTCTTATGGATGGTTGAGCAGCTGTGAGAGCTTGTGAAACGACATTTGAGAGGGCATTTTCCACTGCTGTCATAAACTTGAAAGGCCCGGGCAATCACGCTAAATCACTTGGTCTTTGTTAGCAATgacaaacactgacattgtCTTGTAGGAGATGAGTGGACCAAAAACATGCTGGGAAAATCACCCAACACCATTATCAAGCCACTGTCACTGAGAAGTCTTTATGCTGGTGCTTCCTTTATTTTTTACCACATTCTGTGCTTATGTTTTAATCAGTTTTGTTGAATCCCTATCAGATGACATGCAGACCTTGTACATCTTTTCTTGGAACAGTGAAATATTgcaccatctctttctctcttgctccctttcttcttcttgctgctctcttacatgctctcttgcactctctctctttctgtatgaCTGCATGGTTAATCCTTTGTGGAAGTCTGCTCTAAGGCAATTTAAGCTGCTAATAAATCAAATTAAGGGATCTCTGTGTGAGAGATCCCTTAATTTGATTCACTGAAGTTAGTGACCTGTTCCACCATGTCTCCAGTTTTCCTTCAGCCCGCAGTTAGCCAAAGGCTAATGGATACTAGAACCTGTTGAACTCAGGGCTAACTAACTGAATCAGGCTAAAGTGGCTCTGGAGTGCTCTATAGTAAGGCTAACCCAGACTTTGCTGGCTCAACAAAATCATTTACTTAGTCCCAGGCTGATTCACACATTATGAAAAGGGGCCAAATCAGCCCTGGGCCAACTCTTGAGAAAGTGTTAAGACTAACCTGTGGCTAAGTATGCATAGTGTGAAAAGCAGAATGAGATTGGACACACATTgcatctccctttctctctctttctctctctcctattgcTCGGTCCTCAGGAAGTCAAAAGAGGAGTACGATGAGGAAATGTCCCGGAGGCTGCTGTTGGAGGAAGAGGTAGGCTCCACCTCCAGCAGCTGCTCTGATAGGCCAAAGGCAGAGGGCTGTGAAGCCCAGAAAGCCATCTCTGTCCCCAGCCAACAAAGCAACACTGCCAAGGTAAGGCACCATGAGCTACATGTACCAAATAAGACCTGTGACCCAGCCAACCCTTGGGATCTCATGTGCCCTGTGTGAGCCTTGCATTCAAGCCAACTGTAAACCACCCATTCAAAAGAAAAACTGATATCAATATCAGCAAAACctgcatgtatttatgtagtGCATATTGCAAGTATTTATTCTGTTACCTATGTTGGACATTTCCTGTGTAGGTTTGAATATCAGATTCAATTTGTGTTGGAGTGCCACAGATATCACCCATCATTTTGTTAACAACGTCTAAAGAGTGCCTGATGATATCAATGTGTAATGGTTAGACCCTGTGTACTTCTCCAGTCTCCCTTTTACTCTCAAAGCCACATCTCTCCTTTTTTGACGTGTCCCCCTCTCCCATGTGCTGTCTGTTCCATGCTAAGGCCAAAGCTGAGAAGAAGGGtgagaagagcagcagcagcagtcaccAGGCCCCTCTAGTGAATGGAAACACTGCCACTCAGTCTGAACTGGTAACTGAATCAGCCATGTAGTAACACACCACAACCTCCTGCCCAAACTATGGATGCACTGATACCTCTTCTTCAATGCCGATATCAATTCGTAGTACTCTGTGAaatcttttcttcttcattgaaGAGCGCCAACATCCTTTATGTGAAAAAAGGCACAAAGTCAAGCTGCTTTCTTGCATGTTAGGACCTGCACTTGGCACTTGTTAACAGATTTTATTATTAGGGAAATTCTCCGATACCAAAACCTCTTTTAGACTAGTGTTGGCCTGATATTCAAAACCTAGGTATCAGTGCATCCTGAGGGCAGACAGTTGCTTTTCAGTGTTGTAGCTTGTATGGTGGTTTGGCCATGTAGTAGCTTTGTAGTTTTCTAGCCTGTAAGGTAGGTTGTTCATGTAGTATCAAGGGCTAACAAACATCTGCTAACATCCTAACTTCAGACAAGCCCTAAGCCTTCTACAAGCTGAGAACTGTCGATGGGTGGTGTTGTAGCCGCTGGTTTCTAGCCAGCAGTTGCATGTGAGCAGTAGTGAACTGAATTTGAGGCAGCTTCTTTTGTTGTCTGTACTACATGTGTTACAGCCTGTCGGTCCCTCCCCGCAGGTCAACGGCAAACCCAtcaggaaagaggagaagaaggtggCTGCCACAGGAGGAGGTGAAGTTCAGACAAGTCCAGCCAAGAGCAGCTCCTCTGCTACTGCTAAACTCACCGCAGGTAGCTGAATAACATTAATGTTGTCCCTCTGTCTTCCAGATACAGAGTCTTTGAAAACTCTGCCTCTTGTTATCTCGCTAAAACTCCCCACCTTAAATGACATCTGGCTGATTTCATGGACATGACTTAACcctgggaaaacactgaataaaccCTCATTGCATCAATTTGAGCCAGTGTTGAATTAtcttcagttcaattcagttcaaaaccgtatttaaaacttaaaacaataaaaacacgtAACAAATCACCACAATATATATGTCTATATGTCTGTATATGTATACATTAGACAAGACAAGATTAGTCATTTAATGTACAAAGTAACCAGTCTAATTGCAGTGAGGGTAAATGAGTCCCTGGttcttgttctctccatcagtctagttattttcagttcagtgcaatatttttctttcaaatcagCCAGATCAACattcttggttttttttttttaaaactgtgtTTTCTTAACACAGCATTGTCCCTGTAAtaatttgtttgtcttttatgAATTATCCTatagtattttattattttgttttatagcggtacttttttttcactttttgtacacacaacacacctgCGAAAGATGACGgttattgaattgaactgaactgaattgaatgtgtgtgtacagggtgTGGCATTAACTGTGTGGAGCCCAGAGTCCTTCCGGCAGTGAGGGCTCCAGTGAAGGCCAGCGAGCCGTCCGTCAGCCCCAGTCCCAGCAGCAAGGAGCAGAGCGGCAGCAGCCAGACTGCAGCCGAGACGTGGCTGGACGAGGCACGCAGGGAGGCTGGCATCTCCAAGCCATACACCGTGAGTCTGACCGTCTGTCTGTGCACCTGCTAAATACCATCATCTGTGATATACTGATGTGCTTAATATGATTCACTCTGCTTAACGCCAGGCACACGCTCCATGACTTTAGGCCTGATTTAGCAGTCCGAGAAAGGTTCTTGTGTAACAGAGGCTTAAGTTTGGGTGGGTCAGAGAGGCAGGCTCACCCAGTATTTTAGCCGTCTCAGACATGTAGAAATTTTCAAACGCGTTTGATTTTGTCAGAACAAAAAACTGCAACATCCTAGTAGTGTGAGATATGTACAGGCAGGTTTTGAGCATTGAGCAGCAATAGTCGGAGAGGAAACCAGGCGGAAGAGGCGGAAACTACAAAACAACACGTCATCATCCGGCCTTGAAGAGGAAATTATTTGGGCGTTTTATTTTACCTGCAGCTCTCTTTCAATGCAAAATGGCACTGGAGGCATTCAGCTGACACTTTGAAAAACCTATACTTACCCCCACCATAACCTGCACTTTTTACATTATGGTATGGTTTCCAAAATTCATATGTTTGCCTGTGTATTAGGCAATCATATGAGCTGTACCCCTAGTTCATCTCCCCCCGCTCTTCCCTGCAGGAGTTGTCAGCGTCCCAGCAGGAGCAGctccagcagagggcgctgtaTCTGCGGCAGCAGCGAGACAAGCTGCAGGCCCTGAAGAAGGAACAGCAGAAAACCAAGCAGACAACCACACCAGAGGAGGCACCCACCAAGCCCACAccagcaccccccaccccgGTAAATACAGGACCTAATGACTCCAAAGCCAGAGGCTCATCCCTGCTTTTCATTTTGGTTGTCTTTTTATCCTTTCTTTTAATTTCAAATCTTCATTCTTGATTTCACCTGTTTTTCTTTAACCCAATTCTCTtaatttttcctcctcttcctttttcttttcctcctcctccttctaaCCCCCTCCACTGCCTTCTCTTGACTTTTTAATTGGGTTCTTGCTctctacccccaccccccaccccccgtctCTGCCCTGGTCTGGCCTGTCAGGAGGCAGTGGGCCAGTCCCAGAGGAACGGGGCCTGTACCCCGCCTCCACCAGCACAACACTCTGCCAACCCCTCCAAACAGAAGGTGACCCATCAGCTGGCTTTGCCTGATGTGAACACGTgtatacatgtacacatacacacatttggtGTGCTGCTGTAATTTGCCgtacagttctctctctctgtctttcttgctttctccccGTCCCTCAAGCATGGAAAAGGAATGGACTGCAGTCTGAGCTCTTTTACTCCATCTGTACTCCAATCCATTGCTTTTCAAAGCCATGAGGTGTAGAGAATGAGGCCTCATTTTCACTGCGGCTTAAAACCGCAACCGTTGCAAAacaatttgtatttttaagctATTGTATTGAGAAGTAGCATTTTCAATTTATCATCTTCTCCTCTTGAGAGGTACAGCACACTACAAGTATTGAATACAACTTTGATATATGACACTTTTTTTCTACCCTAACCTGAAAATCAGTGTCACAGCTGTTGAAATGGCATCCTGAAAATGAGGCCTGTGTGTGGACTTTAGGTAGCAGGTGTGGCGTAGCCAGATTGCCAGTTCCAGCCATTATGGTCTAGTTTTCTAGTCActtcctctatctgtctgtgctTGGTTGTATTCTTTTTCTCACTTCCTCAACACTTTGTCTCAACCCATTGGTGGCGAGGCTAAGAGCAGTTCATCTGGAGGGGTAAGGTCATGATTTATCTCAACTGGTAACCACTGTGCCTGGtctggcctctctccacaggAGATCTCTGccgaggagaggaagaggctaCAGAAGAGAAAACATCTGGCTGAGAAGCTGAAAGAGGAAGTAATCAAGAAGTaaacctccccctcctcctgcaaTACTCTCATTTATATCCTGTCCCTTTCACTCTGGGCCTCAACCTCATGGCTTCCTTTACACCGCCTCCTTCAGTCAGATTGTTCACATTATGTGACACAGATCAGGGCTTTTCCAAAAAGCATTTTAGGGTATGAGATCTTCCTTGTTCAGTCGAGAGCCTGTGGAATTGACATTAACTTTTCATTGCTGTCAACACAGGAAAAACGTacatctttctgtctgtatATATTTTGGCTGGGCCTGCAGGTGGTAGTATGCACAGTTGGAGACGAGCCCAAGCAATGGATCTGTCTCTGTTAAGCCAGTTCTCAGAAGATGTTAGACATATTGAAATGCTCAGGGCATGTGATGCCTGTATGTGTTGCTCGTCCAGTGGAGGCAGCATGCTGCCGATGTTACT
This genomic window contains:
- the cfap36 gene encoding cilia- and flagella-associated protein 36 isoform X2, with amino-acid sequence MAEDDSEWVVESIAGYLGSPEWIIPVTDFMENKCTVFDEEDENKLTYTEIHQQYKQLVEKLLENYMQEVGINEQQFLEACTSPFARSKTLQTVFQPVLATDDFQMFRSLMVQKNMELQLQALRVIKERNGELPECLMDGVDVMTELQQQEMRILQEVLRKSKEEYDEEMSRRLLLEEEVGSTSSSCSDRPKAEGCEAQKAISVPSQQSNTAKAKAEKKGEKSSSSSHQAPLVNGNTATQSELVNGKPIRKEEKKVAATGGGEVQTSPAKSSSSATAKLTAGCGINCVEPRVLPAVRAPVKASEPSVSPSPSSKEQSGSSQTAAETWLDEARREAGISKPYTELSASQQEQLQQRALYLRQQRDKLQALKKEQQKTKQTTTPEEAPTKPTPAPPTPEISAEERKRLQKRKHLAEKLKEEVIKK
- the cfap36 gene encoding cilia- and flagella-associated protein 36 isoform X1, which encodes MAEDDSEWVVESIAGYLGSPEWIIPVTDFMENKCTVFDEEDENKLTYTEIHQQYKQLVEKLLENYMQEVGINEQQFLEACTSPFARSKTLQTVFQPVLATDDFQMFRSLMVQKNMELQLQALRVIKERNGELPECLMDGVDVMTELQQQEMRILQEVLRKSKEEYDEEMSRRLLLEEEVGSTSSSCSDRPKAEGCEAQKAISVPSQQSNTAKAKAEKKGEKSSSSSHQAPLVNGNTATQSELVNGKPIRKEEKKVAATGGGEVQTSPAKSSSSATAKLTAGCGINCVEPRVLPAVRAPVKASEPSVSPSPSSKEQSGSSQTAAETWLDEARREAGISKPYTELSASQQEQLQQRALYLRQQRDKLQALKKEQQKTKQTTTPEEAPTKPTPAPPTPEAVGQSQRNGACTPPPPAQHSANPSKQKEISAEERKRLQKRKHLAEKLKEEVIKK